From the Roseateles sp. XES5 genome, one window contains:
- a CDS encoding PACE efflux transporter: MRTFGDRVRHAILFELIGLAIFTPGAALLFDKPVAHMGVIGIVSATVATLWNFVFNLGFDKAMLRLRGSVEKTMTIRLVHTALFEAGLIVALIPFIAWYLGIGLMTALVLDIAVVAFYLVYAFVFNIVYDRTFPIDAAMPHATA; this comes from the coding sequence ATGCGTACTTTCGGTGACCGCGTTCGCCACGCCATCCTTTTCGAGCTGATCGGCCTTGCGATCTTCACGCCGGGCGCTGCCCTGCTGTTCGACAAGCCCGTTGCGCATATGGGCGTGATCGGCATCGTCTCCGCCACGGTGGCGACGCTGTGGAACTTCGTGTTCAATCTCGGCTTCGACAAGGCGATGCTGCGCCTGCGCGGCAGCGTGGAAAAGACGATGACCATCCGGCTTGTCCATACGGCGCTCTTCGAGGCGGGCCTGATCGTCGCCCTCATCCCGTTCATCGCCTGGTATCTGGGCATCGGCCTGATGACGGCGCTGGTGCTGGATATCGCGGTCGTGGCCTTCTATCTGGTCTACGCCTTCGTCTTCAACATCGTCTATGACCGGACCTTCCCGATCGACGCCGCCATGCCTCACGCAACCGCGTGA
- a CDS encoding RcnB family protein — translation MKLFTRTLLTAVALSFAAAPMAQAQQNYGHDRKPGYSSSWNKHDAKKRHHWRKGERYSDWKRRPPIRDYHRYGLRKPGRGQQWVKVDNSYLLMSVATGLILSIAAAR, via the coding sequence ATGAAGCTCTTCACACGCACTCTTCTTACGGCCGTTGCCCTTTCCTTCGCCGCCGCCCCGATGGCGCAGGCGCAACAGAACTACGGCCATGACCGCAAGCCCGGCTATTCCTCCTCCTGGAACAAGCATGATGCCAAGAAGCGCCACCACTGGCGCAAGGGCGAGCGTTATTCCGACTGGAAGCGCCGGCCGCCGATCCGCGACTACCACCGCTATGGCCTGCGCAAGCCGGGCCGCGGCCAGCAATGGGTCAAGGTGGACAACAGCTATCTCCTGATGAGCGTCGCCACCGGCCTGATCCTCAGCATCGCAGCCGCCCGGTAA
- a CDS encoding DUF2938 domain-containing protein, with translation MDVLAKGVVIGIGATVLMDLWAILLWKAFGQSRPNWAPVGRWFYHLKNGIVFHDDIGKAEPYGQERALGWIGHYAVGIVYGVILALIVGPAWFAAPTFLPAWILGIVTVGAGWFLLQPGLGIGVAASKTPSPGKVRVLNLVSHTVFALGLYGTALLLL, from the coding sequence ATGGACGTGTTGGCAAAGGGTGTGGTGATCGGCATCGGCGCGACGGTGCTGATGGATCTCTGGGCGATTCTTCTCTGGAAGGCCTTTGGCCAGTCACGGCCGAACTGGGCGCCGGTGGGGCGCTGGTTCTATCATCTCAAGAACGGCATCGTCTTTCATGACGATATCGGCAAGGCCGAGCCCTATGGCCAGGAACGCGCGCTCGGCTGGATCGGCCACTACGCCGTCGGCATTGTCTACGGCGTTATCCTTGCGTTGATCGTCGGCCCGGCCTGGTTCGCCGCGCCCACCTTCCTGCCGGCCTGGATTCTCGGCATCGTCACGGTCGGCGCCGGCTGGTTCCTGCTGCAGCCCGGTCTCGGCATCGGCGTTGCCGCCTCCAAAACACCTTCTCCCGGCAAGGTGCGGGTGCTGAACCTCGTCTCGCACACCGTCTTCGCCCTCGGCCTCTACGGGACCGCATTGCTGCTTCTCTAG
- a CDS encoding DUF2934 domain-containing protein, which produces MDEQRERRIRMRAFDLWQREGSLDGRTLGHWLQAEREIDDEDAEEARKRDAVALAGAANLH; this is translated from the coding sequence ATGGACGAGCAACGCGAACGGCGAATACGAATGCGCGCTTTCGACCTGTGGCAACGCGAGGGGTCGCTCGATGGCAGGACCTTGGGCCACTGGCTGCAGGCGGAGCGGGAAATCGACGACGAAGATGCCGAGGAGGCCCGCAAGCGCGACGCTGTCGCTCTTGCGGGCGCAGCCAATCTGCATTGA